The sequence GGCTGAGCGGTGCTGTCGGCGGGGGTGGTGCGGCTCTGACGGTGGGGGCGGGCGCGGCGCCCAGCGGGGGTTGGTGAGGTGCTTCGACGGTCGGTCAGGCCGACGTGAGCTGGGGGTGGGTGGGGTGTGCGGCGGGCCGGGAGCTGGCGGTGGTGAACCGGCATCAGGGGCGGGTTCGCGGGAGGTGTCCGGCCGTCGTAGGCGGCTCATGGCCCACGGCTCGCCCGCTTTCGGTGAGCGCGGCGGTACGGGCCTCGGGGGGCGGAGCCGGGGGATGGCCGAGTTGGCGGGGGCCGGCTGAGGGCGCGGGATTTTCGTGCGGCGGCTGGGCACGGAGGCAGCCGCAGTGGGACCGGGCCAAGTGCGTTGTCCGCAACGATCCGCGCGTGCCCGTACGTTGAGCCGCGCCGGAGGTCTCGGCACGCGATCCCGCCTGCGGCCCGAAGACGTGCACAGGGGGTGTCCCGTACGGCTGCGGCGGTCTGTCACCGCTGGTTAGGTGCGCTGCCCGCCGCAGGCGCAGCGGCCCACCGCATGGCGATCACCGCGCAGCGACCGGCACACCGCGCTCACCACGGAGCGGCCACCGCGCCGCGAACACCGCGCCGCGAACACCGCGCAGCGGACAGCCCCCACCCGCCCTGGGGGGCTCCCCTTCATTCATTATTTCGCGGATCGCAAGCCGTTCCCCGCCCCTCCCCCCAATCTGTGGATAACCCAGCCCAAATAAAAAATCCCGTCACTCTTTCCGGTGACGAGATTTCCGCGAAGCCCGAGGGCCCACAGACCAGCCGACCAAGAACCAAGCGGACCTACGCCCTGCACCCCCACGACCCGAGTCGCCCCGGAGTGACGCCACCCAAGGCCCCTCACCCCAAAGGCCCCTCGCCCCCACGGCCTACGTCACCCAACAACTCACCCCACCCTGAGCCCCGCACCCCCACCGCCCGGAGACCAGCCCCCGCACCTCGCCCCCGAGCCCTTCCTCACCCGCCGAGACCCCCGGAGACGGCCCCAGACCACCCGAGTTGACCCGAGTCGGCCCGCGACCACCCGAGTCCCCCGACCCCCGGCCCCCCGCCCCCAACTACCCGTTCTTAATCCGGTTCGTCAGTTCCGTGACCTGGTTGTAGATCGAGCGCCGCTCCGCCATGAGCGCGCGGATCTTCCGGTCGGCGTGCATGACGGTCGTGTGGTCGCGACCGCCGAACTGCGCGCCGATCTTCGGCAGCGAGAGATCGGTCAGTTCGCGGCACAGGTACATCGCGATCTGCCGTGCCGTGACCAGCACCCGGCTGCGCGAGGAGCCGCACAGGTCCTCGACGGTCTGGCCGAAGTAGTCCGCGGTCGCCGACATGATCGCCGAGGCCGTGATCTCGGGTGAGGCGTCCTCGCCGCCGGGGATGAGGTCCTTGAGCACGATCTCGGTGAGGCCGAGGTCGACGGGCTGCCTGTTCAACGAGGCGAAGGCGGTCACGCGGATGAGCGCGCCCTCCAGCTCACGGATGTTCCGCGAGATGCGCGAGGCGATGAACTCCAGGACCTCGGGCGGGGCGTTGAGCTGCTCCTGGACCGCCTTCTTGCGCAGGATCGCGATACGGGTCTCCAGTTCCGGCGGCTGGACATCCGTGGTCAGTCCCCACTCGAAACGGTTCCTGAGCCGGTCCTCGAGCGTCACCAGCTGGCGCGGCGGGCGATCGGAGGAGAGCACGATCTGCTTGTTCGCGTTGTGCAGCGTGTTGAAGGTGTGGAAGAACTCCTCCTGCGTCGACTCCTTGTCCGCGAGGAACTGGATGTCGTCGACGAGCAGGATGTCCATCTCGCGGTACCGCTTGCGGAAGCTGTCGCCCTTGCCGTCGCGGATGGAGTTGATGAACTCGTTCGTGAATTCCTCGGAACTCACGTACCGCACCCGCGTCCCGGGATACAGGCTGCGCGCGTAGTGACCGATCGCGTGCAGCAGGTGCGTCTTGCCGAGCCCGGACTCGCCGTAGATGAAAAGCGGGTTGTACGCCTTCGCCGGCGCCTCGGCCACCGCGACCGCCGCCGCGTGCGCGAAGCGGTTCGACGCGCCGATCACGAAGGTGTCGAAGAGGTACTTCGGGTTCAGCCGCGCCGTCGGCTCCCCCGGCCCGGCCGCGGGCGCGGGCTGTGCGGCGAGCGGCCCCGGCGCCCCGCTCGGCGCCAGCGAGGGCCCGCCCTGCGAGGGCAGCGGCACGGGGCCGCGCTGCCTGCCGGGCCCCGGCCGCGCCGCCTCGTCGCCGCGCTCCCGTTGCTCACCGGCGCCGTGCTCCTCGTAGCCGCGCGGCTCCTCGCGTGGGCGCTGCTCCTCGTAGCCGCGCCCGTACCCCCCGCGCGCGCCGGGCTTCTCGTACGTACCGCGCTGCTGCTCGTACGGGGACGAGGGGCGCTCCTGCTCGTAGCGCTCGCCGGATTCGTACCGCTCGCCCGGCTCGTAGCGCTCGCCGGACTCGTACCTGTCCCCCGCATCGAAGCGCTCGGGACGCTCGGGACGCTCGGGACGCTCGGGACGGTCCGGCTGCTCGTACCGCTCGTCCCTGCCCTCGCGCCCGTCCTGCTTCTCGTACGGGGAGCGCTCGGCCGGTGCCTGCCGGTAGTCGCCGCGCCCGCCCTGGCCGTACGCCTCGGACTCCGTGTAGCCGAGGCGCTGCTGCTGCCAGCCGTAGTCCTCGTGCACGCGCGGCCAGGAGCCGGGCG comes from Streptomyces sp. Tu6071 and encodes:
- the dnaA gene encoding chromosomal replication initiator protein DnaA, producing the protein MADVPADLAAVWPRVVDQLLGEGPDSRAPGVEGKDEHWVRRCQPLALVADTALLAVPNEFAKTVLEGRLAPVVSETLSRECGRPIRIAITVDESMGDAPAPPRYEEPVQVPRPRFEEPGQPRYETQERYEPIEAQTLYEPPIERGPHVRPVYHEYQAPGSWPRVHEDYGWQQQRLGYTESEAYGQGGRGDYRQAPAERSPYEKQDGREGRDERYEQPDRPERPERPERPERFDAGDRYESGERYEPGERYESGERYEQERPSSPYEQQRGTYEKPGARGGYGRGYEEQRPREEPRGYEEHGAGEQRERGDEAARPGPGRQRGPVPLPSQGGPSLAPSGAPGPLAAQPAPAAGPGEPTARLNPKYLFDTFVIGASNRFAHAAAVAVAEAPAKAYNPLFIYGESGLGKTHLLHAIGHYARSLYPGTRVRYVSSEEFTNEFINSIRDGKGDSFRKRYREMDILLVDDIQFLADKESTQEEFFHTFNTLHNANKQIVLSSDRPPRQLVTLEDRLRNRFEWGLTTDVQPPELETRIAILRKKAVQEQLNAPPEVLEFIASRISRNIRELEGALIRVTAFASLNRQPVDLGLTEIVLKDLIPGGEDASPEITASAIMSATADYFGQTVEDLCGSSRSRVLVTARQIAMYLCRELTDLSLPKIGAQFGGRDHTTVMHADRKIRALMAERRSIYNQVTELTNRIKNG